One segment of Rhizobium sp. NXC14 DNA contains the following:
- a CDS encoding SDR family oxidoreductase, giving the protein MTHYPTPPFPSQKQPMPGFTAQMDPVPDHGEKTYRGSERLKGKRAIITGGDSGIGRAVAIAYAREGADLLISYLDEDEDADETKRLVEQAGRKAVLVSGDIQDPAHCRQIVETAVKELGGIDILVNNAAHQASFKSIDEISDQEWELTFKVNIHAMFYLTKAAVAHMKPGSAIINTASINSDNPNPTLLAYATTKGAIQNFTAGLAQLLADKGIRANAVAPGPIWTPLIPSTLPEDSVSNFGKQVPMKRPGQPAELATAYVMLADPLSSYVSGTTIAVTGGKPIL; this is encoded by the coding sequence ATGACGCATTATCCAACACCCCCTTTCCCATCCCAGAAACAGCCGATGCCGGGTTTCACCGCCCAGATGGACCCGGTTCCCGACCATGGGGAAAAAACCTATCGCGGATCCGAACGGCTGAAGGGCAAGCGGGCGATCATTACCGGCGGCGATAGTGGCATCGGCCGCGCAGTGGCAATCGCCTATGCAAGGGAAGGCGCCGATCTGTTGATTTCCTATCTCGACGAGGATGAGGATGCCGACGAGACGAAGCGGCTCGTCGAGCAGGCCGGGCGCAAGGCCGTGCTCGTCAGCGGCGATATTCAGGATCCGGCCCATTGCCGACAAATTGTCGAGACGGCGGTCAAGGAGCTCGGCGGTATCGACATTCTCGTCAACAATGCCGCGCACCAGGCAAGCTTCAAGAGCATCGACGAGATCAGCGACCAGGAGTGGGAACTGACCTTCAAGGTCAACATTCATGCGATGTTCTACCTGACCAAGGCGGCTGTCGCCCATATGAAGCCCGGCAGCGCCATCATCAACACGGCTTCGATCAATTCGGACAATCCGAACCCGACGCTGCTGGCCTATGCCACGACCAAGGGCGCGATCCAGAATTTCACCGCCGGCCTGGCCCAGCTTCTGGCCGACAAGGGCATTCGCGCCAATGCCGTGGCGCCGGGCCCGATCTGGACGCCGCTCATTCCTTCGACGCTGCCCGAAGACAGCGTCAGCAATTTCGGTAAGCAGGTACCGATGAAACGGCCGGGTCAGCCGGCCGAACTGGCCACCGCCTATGTCATGCTGGCCGATCCCTTGTCGAGCTATGTTTCCGGCACGACCATCGCGGTTACAGGCGGCAAGCCAATCCTTTAA
- a CDS encoding type II toxin-antitoxin system VapC family toxin, with amino-acid sequence MLYIDTPVLVAAWTVETRTDDVQQWLAERRTEEIAVSSWTITEFSSAVGVKARNGQIDPADRSKALALFKELCSTSFECLPISRAHFIEAARMIEQFNIGLRAGDALHLAVAIDSDATLVTLDRGLAKACSLIGARHRLL; translated from the coding sequence ATGCTTTACATCGACACACCAGTCCTCGTCGCCGCATGGACGGTCGAAACCCGCACGGACGACGTGCAGCAATGGCTGGCGGAGCGTCGAACCGAGGAGATCGCCGTCAGCAGCTGGACGATAACCGAATTTTCAAGCGCTGTCGGAGTCAAGGCGAGAAACGGACAGATCGATCCGGCCGATCGCAGCAAAGCTTTGGCGCTGTTCAAGGAACTATGTTCAACGAGCTTCGAGTGCCTGCCGATATCGCGGGCGCACTTCATCGAAGCGGCGCGAATGATCGAACAGTTCAATATCGGTCTTCGTGCCGGTGATGCGCTGCATCTGGCCGTCGCAATCGACAGCGACGCCACGCTCGTCACGCTGGACAGGGGGCTGGCAAAAGCCTGCAGCCTCATCGGAGCGCGTCACCGCTTGTTATGA
- a CDS encoding IclR family transcriptional regulator, whose product MKLDGKTSPAVYSEDESLAGEAGGKSARRARVSGIDRALQVIDHLYETGSPAGVYAIAKAVKAPLSTVYVIVDDLVEKNMLTRQADGSIWLGARLYHYGLAYARSLDFMSIATHEMHDLCRQAGETVQVCGRDGDYMLVLAMADGPSHFQVASRVGTRVPLNWTASGRLLVGHLPEEERIELFKRCARSSPTGRAEIDPRTLSEAAGKAFESRLSIQAGESDYAVACIASPICDREGQCVATISIVLPEQKAFSDENHYTAHVRNSAERIEKLMGWRNR is encoded by the coding sequence ATGAAATTGGACGGAAAGACATCGCCCGCAGTTTACTCCGAAGATGAGAGCCTTGCCGGCGAAGCCGGCGGCAAGAGCGCGCGCCGCGCCCGCGTCAGCGGCATCGACCGCGCTCTTCAGGTGATCGATCATCTCTATGAAACAGGATCGCCGGCCGGCGTCTATGCCATCGCCAAGGCGGTAAAGGCGCCGCTATCGACCGTCTACGTCATCGTCGACGACCTCGTCGAAAAGAATATGCTGACGCGCCAGGCGGATGGCTCGATCTGGCTCGGCGCCCGGCTTTATCATTACGGGCTTGCCTATGCCCGGTCGCTGGATTTCATGAGTATCGCCACCCACGAAATGCACGATCTCTGTCGCCAGGCCGGCGAAACCGTGCAGGTCTGCGGCCGTGACGGCGATTACATGCTGGTGCTTGCCATGGCCGACGGCCCGAGCCACTTCCAGGTGGCGTCGCGCGTCGGTACCCGGGTGCCGCTCAACTGGACGGCGTCGGGCCGCCTGCTCGTCGGCCACCTGCCCGAAGAGGAACGCATCGAGCTTTTCAAACGCTGCGCCCGCTCGTCACCGACCGGCCGCGCCGAGATCGATCCACGCACCCTATCGGAAGCGGCCGGCAAGGCCTTCGAGTCGCGCCTGTCGATCCAGGCCGGCGAATCCGATTATGCGGTCGCCTGCATCGCCTCGCCGATCTGCGATCGCGAGGGCCAGTGCGTTGCCACCATTTCGATCGTGCTGCCGGAGCAGAAGGCCTTTTCCGACGAGAACCATTATACGGCGCATGTGCGCAATTCTGCGGAGCGGATCGAAAAACTGATGGGTTGGCGCAACCGCTGA
- a CDS encoding plasmid stabilization protein, which yields MAVLTVRNVPDDVHRALRVRAAMHGRSTEAEVREILENAVKPEQRIRMGDALAELGRQLALTNDDLEVLDQLRERAAAEPLRFE from the coding sequence ATGGCCGTTCTGACAGTTCGAAACGTGCCCGATGACGTGCATCGCGCATTACGTGTCCGGGCGGCGATGCATGGCCGCAGCACCGAGGCGGAAGTTCGCGAAATCCTGGAAAATGCCGTAAAGCCCGAGCAGCGCATTCGCATGGGAGACGCTTTGGCTGAACTCGGCCGGCAATTGGCGCTTACCAATGATGATCTCGAGGTGCTTGATCAGCTGCGCGAAAGGGCGGCGGCGGAGCCCTTGAGGTTTGAATGA
- a CDS encoding type II toxin-antitoxin system prevent-host-death family antitoxin: MARVNLAEAKAHLSELLNRVEAGETIEILRHGKPVAQLVPVKTPKQPIDVERLKALTASMKPPAEPVDSATFIRDLRDTNRY; this comes from the coding sequence ATGGCACGTGTCAACCTGGCGGAAGCAAAAGCCCACCTGAGCGAGTTGCTCAATAGGGTGGAGGCCGGCGAAACGATCGAGATATTGCGGCATGGCAAGCCGGTGGCGCAGCTCGTGCCGGTGAAGACGCCGAAACAACCGATCGATGTCGAACGGCTGAAAGCATTGACGGCCTCGATGAAGCCACCGGCCGAGCCGGTCGATTCCGCGACCTTCATTCGCGATCTGCGCGATACCAATCGTTATTGA